A window from Gemmatimonadaceae bacterium encodes these proteins:
- a CDS encoding sigma-70 family RNA polymerase sigma factor: protein MADIAIKRAQLPGASIREKLRTQDDAEVVSAFLGGEERAFQELVERYQTRLLNFIYRTIGDREKAEDLVQEVFIRVYRHIQRFDRSKKFSTWVYTIASNLAKNELRNRSRNPMVLFQTIKSNWEDEERPLQFEDTTARPDDLYRKRHLRQLVEETVAKLPEHHRQVFVLRELEGKSYEEIAEITDCNLGTVKSRLNRARNAFASIIEPWLD from the coding sequence ATGGCTGATATCGCAATCAAACGGGCGCAGCTACCAGGCGCGTCCATCAGAGAAAAGCTCCGGACGCAGGACGACGCTGAGGTCGTTTCCGCGTTTCTGGGTGGCGAGGAGCGAGCGTTTCAAGAGTTGGTCGAGCGCTACCAGACCCGGCTTTTGAACTTCATCTATCGCACAATTGGCGACCGCGAGAAGGCGGAAGACCTCGTGCAGGAAGTGTTCATCCGCGTCTATCGGCACATTCAACGTTTCGACCGCTCGAAGAAATTCTCGACGTGGGTCTACACGATCGCATCGAACCTGGCGAAGAACGAGTTACGGAACAGGTCTCGAAATCCGATGGTGCTCTTTCAAACGATCAAGAGCAACTGGGAAGACGAGGAGCGGCCGCTGCAGTTCGAAGATACGACGGCTCGGCCAGACGACCTGTACCGGAAGCGGCATCTGCGCCAACTAGTCGAGGAGACCGTGGCGAAACTGCCAGAGCATCACCGCCAGGTCTTCGTGCTGCGCGAGCTGGAGGGTAAGTCGTACGAGGAAATCGCGGAGATCACCGATTGCAACCTCGGCACGGTGAAGTCGCGATTGAATCGGGCGCGGAACGCATTCGCCTCGATCATCGAACCATGGCTGGACTGA
- a CDS encoding NUDIX hydrolase — MGDAKLGSRRVYTGRVLNLDIDQVRFPDNSTGELEIIRHSGASAVIPFLSDPAGEDPQILLIKQYRYAAEDFLYEVPAGRLDPNESPLDCARRELMEETGCTADRLEPLYTFYTTPGFIDERIHGFMAAGLTRGESSREPDEFMTLETMTLSHALELIRTGEIRDAKTTVLILFAAGFRAGR; from the coding sequence ATGGGAGACGCCAAGCTCGGCTCGCGCCGCGTGTACACGGGCCGCGTTCTCAATCTCGACATCGATCAGGTCCGCTTTCCGGACAACTCGACGGGCGAGTTGGAGATCATTCGCCACTCCGGAGCGAGCGCCGTAATTCCGTTCCTGAGCGATCCGGCTGGCGAAGACCCGCAGATCCTGCTCATCAAGCAGTACCGTTACGCGGCGGAAGACTTCCTCTACGAGGTCCCCGCGGGGAGGCTCGACCCGAACGAGTCGCCGCTGGATTGCGCTCGTCGCGAGCTAATGGAGGAGACAGGGTGCACGGCCGATCGATTGGAGCCGCTCTACACCTTCTACACGACCCCTGGCTTTATCGACGAGCGTATTCATGGCTTCATGGCGGCGGGTTTGACACGCGGCGAAAGCAGCCGTGAGCCTGACGAATTCATGACGCTCGAAACGATGACGCTGTCGCACGCGTTGGAGTTGATCCGGACGGGAGAGATCCGAGACGCGAAGACGACGGTGCTCATTCTCTTCGCCGCAGGGTTCCGCGCTGGTCGTTAG
- a CDS encoding pitrilysin family protein — MSGSALTGRLPRPASGAPRPYSFPRFERAALPNGLKLVVAPIAKLPIVSITVLLDAGAVCDPAGRDGLAQLTAKLLLEGSPSSDGSAITDRFERLGASIEAHADWDVAAVTLTTLTEKLRASFELLGEVTRAPAFNEREVERLKNERLAELLQLRAEPRGLADEMFSRFLYESSSRYARPDGGDESSVRSLTRDAVAGLYGKRYSPNGMTIVVAGDVKTNEIVKLASEVLGDWRGSVTIPVSAADEAARRSRAVHIVSKSDAPQSELRIGHVGLPRRHPDYFPAMIMNAVLGGLFSSRINLNLREAHGYTYGANSYFDWRRQRGPWVVATAVASDVTHAAAREVLNEIDRIRSAPISADELSLATSYLDGVFPIRFETTSAIAAALTTLVIYDLPDDWYDEYRGHVRAITTGDVLTAAERHLHPEALQMVVVGNAAAVRDHVAEMDFGPLQVYDVEGHAI; from the coding sequence ATGAGTGGCAGCGCGCTGACGGGGCGCCTGCCGCGGCCCGCCTCCGGTGCGCCGCGTCCGTATTCGTTTCCGCGCTTCGAGAGAGCTGCCCTGCCTAACGGCCTGAAGCTCGTCGTTGCGCCGATCGCGAAGCTGCCGATCGTCTCGATCACCGTTCTCCTCGACGCCGGCGCGGTATGCGATCCGGCCGGCCGCGACGGGCTTGCGCAGCTCACGGCGAAGTTGCTGCTCGAAGGGTCGCCCTCGAGCGACGGGAGCGCGATCACCGATCGTTTCGAGCGTCTTGGCGCATCCATCGAGGCGCATGCGGACTGGGACGTCGCTGCGGTGACGCTGACGACTCTCACCGAGAAGCTCCGTGCCTCCTTCGAGTTACTCGGCGAGGTCACGCGCGCTCCCGCGTTCAACGAGCGCGAAGTGGAACGCCTCAAGAACGAGCGCCTCGCCGAGCTCCTGCAGCTTCGCGCCGAGCCGCGTGGGTTGGCCGACGAGATGTTCTCGCGATTTCTGTACGAGAGCTCGTCTCGTTACGCGCGGCCGGACGGCGGCGACGAGTCGAGCGTGCGCTCTCTCACGCGCGACGCAGTTGCCGGCCTGTACGGCAAACGGTACTCGCCTAACGGTATGACGATCGTCGTCGCCGGCGACGTGAAGACGAATGAGATCGTGAAGCTCGCCAGCGAGGTGTTGGGAGATTGGCGTGGAAGCGTGACGATCCCTGTGTCGGCGGCGGACGAGGCGGCGCGACGGTCGCGCGCGGTACACATCGTGAGCAAGTCCGACGCACCGCAATCGGAGCTGCGCATCGGCCACGTGGGTCTGCCGCGACGACATCCCGATTATTTCCCGGCGATGATCATGAACGCCGTGCTCGGCGGCCTCTTCTCGTCGCGAATCAACCTGAATCTGCGCGAGGCGCACGGCTACACGTACGGCGCGAACTCGTACTTCGACTGGCGTCGCCAACGAGGACCTTGGGTCGTTGCGACCGCGGTGGCGAGCGATGTCACCCACGCCGCGGCGCGAGAAGTCCTGAATGAAATCGATCGCATCCGCTCTGCGCCGATCTCGGCGGACGAGCTCTCACTGGCAACGAGCTACCTCGACGGCGTTTTCCCCATTCGATTCGAGACGACGTCGGCAATCGCGGCGGCATTGACGACGCTCGTCATCTACGACCTGCCGGACGACTGGTACGACGAATATCGCGGGCATGTTCGCGCAATAACTACCGGCGACGTGCTCACGGCAGCCGAGCGTCATCTACACCCGGAGGCGCTACAGATGGTGGTGGTCGGTAACGCGGCCGCCGTCCGGGATCACGTCGCAGAAATGGATTTCGGGCCGCTGCAGGTCTACGACGTCGAGGGCCACGCCATCTAA
- a CDS encoding pitrilysin family protein, with product MRIPIETFGLPNGLFVTLSEDHTAPIVAVNLWYHVGSANEREGRTGFAHLFEHMLFQGSADVGANEHFELIQRAGGTLNGSTWLDRTNYFETVPSNQLELVLWLEANRMGWLIPAMTQQKLDTQRDVVKNERRWSVDNQPYGTWWERLPALVFPEEHPFHHSLIGSMSDLDAASLDDIKHFFATYYTPDNAVLSIAGDFDKSEAKRLVDKYFGSIPSGNGRPPLPDMSLPATFGGWKRVVVEDEVMLPRLFLAFRAPVFGTKQYYASSICSAILGLRKGSKLYRRLVRERQVAAEAQAFTYDLAKGSDLLVIDVTARPGLSAEALEREVADEVDLLVRDGITEAEVARAIALVQTEFVAAMQSAGDRADRLSQFATYFKNPELVNEQVQQYESVTAGDVNRFVHDQLGEDNRASLLFVPKQEGSEETVRSDQIAAGVGSLTER from the coding sequence ATGCGTATTCCGATCGAAACCTTTGGGTTGCCAAACGGTCTCTTCGTGACTCTTTCGGAGGATCACACGGCGCCGATCGTGGCCGTGAATCTCTGGTATCACGTTGGGTCAGCGAACGAGCGCGAAGGACGTACCGGGTTCGCGCATCTGTTCGAGCACATGCTCTTTCAGGGCTCGGCTGATGTCGGAGCCAACGAGCACTTCGAGCTCATTCAACGTGCCGGCGGGACGTTGAATGGATCGACATGGCTGGATCGCACGAATTATTTCGAAACCGTACCATCCAACCAACTCGAGCTCGTCCTGTGGCTGGAAGCGAATCGAATGGGCTGGCTGATTCCCGCCATGACTCAGCAAAAGCTCGACACGCAGCGCGACGTCGTGAAGAACGAACGTCGATGGTCGGTGGACAATCAACCGTACGGCACCTGGTGGGAGCGTTTACCGGCGCTGGTTTTTCCGGAAGAACACCCGTTTCATCATTCGTTGATCGGGTCGATGTCGGATCTCGACGCGGCGAGCCTCGACGACATCAAGCACTTCTTCGCGACATACTACACGCCGGACAACGCGGTGTTGTCGATCGCGGGTGATTTCGACAAGTCCGAAGCGAAGCGACTGGTCGACAAGTACTTCGGTTCGATTCCTTCCGGAAACGGCCGGCCGCCTCTTCCCGACATGTCACTGCCGGCGACTTTCGGTGGCTGGAAGCGAGTCGTCGTCGAAGACGAAGTGATGCTGCCGCGGCTTTTCCTCGCGTTCCGAGCGCCGGTATTCGGCACGAAGCAGTACTACGCATCGAGCATCTGCTCGGCCATTCTTGGGCTCCGGAAGGGGAGCAAGCTTTATCGTCGCCTCGTGCGAGAGCGCCAAGTGGCTGCCGAAGCGCAGGCCTTCACCTACGATCTCGCGAAGGGCAGCGACCTGCTCGTGATCGACGTGACGGCGCGGCCGGGACTCTCCGCCGAGGCACTCGAACGGGAAGTTGCCGACGAGGTCGACCTGCTCGTACGTGATGGAATCACCGAGGCTGAGGTCGCGCGGGCGATCGCTCTGGTGCAGACGGAATTTGTGGCCGCAATGCAATCAGCCGGCGACCGAGCGGATCGCCTGTCGCAGTTCGCGACGTATTTCAAGAATCCTGAGCTCGTGAATGAACAAGTTCAGCAGTACGAATCGGTGACGGCAGGCGACGTGAACCGCTTCGTGCACGATCAACTTGGCGAGGACAATCGCGCCAGCCTGCTCTTCGTGCCGAAACAGGAGGGTAGCGAAGAGACAGTGCGGTCTGACCAGATCGCGGCCGGCGTGGGATCGCTGACAGAGCGATGA
- a CDS encoding alpha/beta hydrolase codes for MFLLAALAVVVVYLLLLGLMWLQQERIVFQPPIVLRGLLSPRPVGEHVRHVSYRAEDGTDLFGYLVGDHTQAGRVLVAFHGNADLARNLIPWAQGVTKVANVAVLLPEIRGYDGLSGRPTYLAAAVDARAAREYVLGPLGVSGDRIVYFGHSLGSAIAAELARENPPTALLLQSPFSSAKAMARRMALPFLTTFWPVVSRVHYDTIQRVKELNVPVWVSHGLKDRVVPVYMGKEVYEAAAVKGELLLVPGAGHNDVAECAPHEYWNWLRMAVSS; via the coding sequence TTGTTTCTGCTCGCCGCGCTTGCCGTCGTCGTCGTTTATTTGTTGCTCCTGGGCCTCATGTGGCTGCAGCAGGAGCGCATCGTGTTCCAGCCGCCGATCGTGTTGCGTGGGCTCTTATCGCCGCGACCGGTCGGCGAACACGTGCGGCACGTCTCATACCGTGCAGAGGACGGTACTGATCTCTTCGGCTATCTCGTCGGGGATCATACGCAGGCCGGACGAGTCCTCGTCGCGTTTCACGGCAACGCCGACCTCGCACGGAACCTGATTCCGTGGGCGCAGGGGGTCACCAAGGTGGCCAACGTGGCCGTCCTCCTTCCGGAAATACGGGGCTACGACGGGCTGTCCGGCCGTCCGACGTATCTCGCGGCAGCGGTCGACGCCCGTGCCGCACGCGAGTATGTGCTTGGCCCGCTGGGAGTGTCCGGTGACCGCATCGTCTACTTCGGGCACTCGCTCGGGAGCGCAATTGCTGCAGAGCTCGCGCGAGAGAATCCCCCCACCGCACTGCTTCTTCAGTCGCCTTTCTCGTCCGCGAAAGCGATGGCTCGGCGCATGGCCCTGCCCTTCCTCACGACATTCTGGCCCGTCGTTTCCCGGGTGCACTACGACACCATCCAGCGCGTGAAAGAGCTAAACGTGCCGGTGTGGGTTTCACACGGACTCAAAGATCGTGTCGTGCCGGTGTACATGGGAAAGGAGGTCTACGAGGCAGCGGCGGTGAAGGGCGAGCTGCTCCTCGTGCCCGGCGCCGGCCACAACGACGTCGCCGAGTGTGCGCCACACGAGTACTGGAACTGGCTGCGAATGGCGGTGAGCTCGTAA
- a CDS encoding YdcF family protein, with protein MSDSSRSSVPARILRVIVLLVVIAWLTSVAAVMFFERRDDARRADAIVVLGAAQYDGRPSPVLRARLDHAVSLWEHHLAPRLILTGGMGDGDTTSEAAVGRRYAMKHGVPDSAILMETRGRTTTESIQRVAAMMDSLRARQVILVSDPFHMFRLWILARRFSLIPHTSPTRTSPISASAVESWRYALSESFKAPLTLLFEHPARTR; from the coding sequence GTGTCGGATTCTTCTCGCTCGAGCGTTCCTGCGCGCATTCTGCGGGTTATCGTCCTGCTCGTTGTCATCGCGTGGCTCACGTCGGTCGCGGCCGTGATGTTCTTCGAGCGCCGCGATGACGCGCGGCGCGCCGACGCGATCGTCGTGCTTGGCGCGGCGCAGTATGACGGCCGGCCGTCACCGGTATTGCGGGCGCGACTCGATCACGCTGTGTCGCTGTGGGAGCATCACCTCGCACCGCGTTTGATTCTCACAGGCGGAATGGGCGACGGTGACACGACGAGTGAGGCCGCTGTCGGTCGTCGTTATGCAATGAAGCACGGCGTCCCCGATAGCGCGATTCTCATGGAGACTCGCGGCCGGACGACGACGGAATCGATACAGCGCGTTGCGGCGATGATGGACTCACTACGCGCTCGGCAAGTGATTCTCGTCAGCGATCCATTTCACATGTTCCGGCTATGGATTCTCGCTCGGCGATTCAGTCTCATTCCACACACGTCGCCGACGCGCACGAGCCCGATTTCCGCGAGCGCGGTGGAGTCGTGGCGCTACGCCCTGAGTGAATCGTTCAAAGCACCGCTGACGCTGCTCTTCGAGCATCCCGCGCGGACCAGGTGA
- a CDS encoding helix-turn-helix domain-containing protein: MESATRRILDAAARQIASGGAAALSMSDIAHEASVSKALIHYHFEDKETLLSRLIEQLAHDLVAREREALASYEGSHNPLAVDALWQWLDGELERGDIRVLLELDSCRGARVQLAAREAAELRRATAKQTVEHLFTILELRLRIEPALVANVFVAFVDGLALNVGVAVREEVAPTARVAFDVFWLAMLSLAE, encoded by the coding sequence GTGGAGTCCGCGACGCGACGAATTCTCGACGCCGCGGCGCGGCAGATCGCCTCGGGCGGCGCAGCCGCGCTCTCGATGAGCGACATCGCGCACGAGGCGAGCGTCAGCAAGGCGCTCATACACTACCACTTCGAGGATAAGGAGACGCTACTCTCGCGTCTCATCGAACAGCTCGCGCACGATCTCGTCGCGAGAGAACGCGAGGCGCTCGCGAGCTACGAAGGAAGTCACAATCCGCTCGCCGTCGACGCGCTGTGGCAGTGGCTGGACGGAGAGCTCGAGCGCGGGGATATCCGTGTCCTGCTCGAGCTCGACTCGTGTCGTGGAGCGCGGGTGCAGCTCGCTGCGCGCGAAGCAGCGGAGTTGCGCCGCGCGACCGCGAAGCAGACCGTGGAACACCTCTTCACGATCCTCGAGCTGCGCCTGCGCATCGAGCCGGCGCTCGTGGCCAACGTGTTCGTCGCTTTCGTGGACGGCCTCGCGCTCAACGTCGGGGTCGCGGTGCGCGAAGAGGTCGCGCCAACCGCGCGGGTCGCGTTCGACGTCTTTTGGCTCGCGATGCTGAGTCTGGCGGAGTGA